AAAAGCCCAATCTTCAGAAAGCTGTAAAATATTTCCCAATAAATTTTCATCCCGCAAAGATAGTGCTTACAGATGAACAAAACGCCTGTTTTATCGCTATCTTTGCCTTTGGCAACTCCGGTGAATCAATGTCTGCCATTGCCTTTTCCACAATATTATCGTACCACTAAAGAAGTAAACTATGAGGTTTAGATGTCTTTGGAGTAAAACGGTCAGGGTGATTACCGTTATTGCCCTTTTAATCATTGGTTTCGGCCTTTATCAATCAGCGGTTGATGGCCACACCATCATCTTCTTTATCATCTTGCTGGCAACGCTTTATTGCCTGGCTTATTCTCCAATTTGTATTGACATTAACGAAGATGACCTGATAGTCAGACGAATGTTTAGTTCGGTCATTATTCACCGAAAAGACATTATTGCCATCAGCGCCTATAAAAGCGGATATGCTATCCGGAAATTCGGTAGTGGTGGGCTATTCGGTTATCTGGGTTGGTTTTACAATAGCGAAATCGGCAGCTACTTTTCCTATGCAACGGATGAACGAAATATGATTCTCATCATTACCAAAAACAGGAAATATGTCATCAGTTGCGAAAAGCCCAATGAGCTGCTAAGCCGGTTTATATGAGGCTATTCAGGTCAGATTTTCAACAGTTGCCGATTCCACCTTCGATAAACGCTCCCGTAACCGGTCAGCCTGTGCACGGCGAATGCGCAACACCATTTCGCAGTCCATCTCAAACACCTGGCGAATGATTTCAGGCCCTTCTTCTTTGACAATCCGCATCACATCATTCATAAACGGATATTCAAAGCGGACCATCACATCGTCATCGACCGTCTTTTCGATTATATCAGCTTCCTGCAAAGCCAACTGAGCAGCTTCCCGATAGGCGACAATCAACCCTCCGGTTCCCAGTTTTATTCCGCC
The Parabacteroides sp. FAFU027 DNA segment above includes these coding regions:
- a CDS encoding PH domain-containing protein; this translates as MRFRCLWSKTVRVITVIALLIIGFGLYQSAVDGHTIIFFIILLATLYCLAYSPICIDINEDDLIVRRMFSSVIIHRKDIIAISAYKSGYAIRKFGSGGLFGYLGWFYNSEIGSYFSYATDERNMILIITKNRKYVISCEKPNELLSRFI